Proteins encoded in a region of the Deltaproteobacteria bacterium genome:
- a CDS encoding lipoxygenase encodes MELGGLTVKLDHVIPQYDDSDFRRRRLGQWRSKYRYTKFAGIPLNADPSILDTVIDLAWDGVIARAIFKVRSNIEQVIANTGWRFSNSIPSLTTRDFANYLIRKDMPKLTEYFIPTLGFALDGGRPKHIDDYRQVFANHEVPAIADRYMSDESFANGFVAGANPLLLRRLDELQTDFPINQSHLAQLADFANDDLNQAIGEGRIYLADFKALAKLRDGRHYNCPKYIYKPICAFAVPKSGGLMQPFAIQLGQESEGRDIYTPADGWSWQIAKGMVMVAYGNHHEAVAHLAETHLILEPIVIATYRQLSHRHPLYALFFHHGEGTLQINNLAFAWLLQPNKPFDIMTGSQLDDIKELAAAARLNFDFRANYLPQRLKSRGLDDTKALPYYPYRDDALLVWHTINAWVQEFISCFYTSDDNVKGDTELQQWAAEIASDHGGAIKNFILNNTGITSKAELIDLVTMIIFTAGPQHAAVNFPQKTDMAYMPAAPLAGFIPEITGNSHTEEDYLNFLPPIEVACTSQMALEFLGDIYFNKLGNYALTFDLDSDAVKAAISNFERNLKEVEAIISERDKSRVFTYPHLRPSRIPKSINI; translated from the coding sequence ATGGAGCTAGGAGGCCTTACCGTGAAATTAGACCATGTGATTCCGCAGTATGACGACTCGGATTTTCGTCGCCGACGCCTCGGTCAGTGGCGCAGTAAATATCGCTACACAAAATTCGCCGGTATTCCACTCAATGCTGATCCGTCAATCTTGGACACTGTCATCGATCTCGCGTGGGACGGAGTGATCGCTCGAGCGATCTTTAAAGTTCGGTCAAATATCGAGCAAGTGATTGCCAACACTGGCTGGCGCTTCAGTAATTCCATCCCCTCGCTCACCACGCGTGACTTTGCCAACTATCTGATTCGTAAAGACATGCCAAAATTGACAGAATACTTCATCCCGACGCTAGGGTTTGCCTTAGATGGGGGGCGACCTAAGCATATCGACGATTACCGTCAAGTTTTTGCCAACCATGAGGTGCCGGCCATCGCTGACCGTTATATGAGCGACGAGTCCTTTGCCAATGGTTTTGTCGCAGGTGCCAACCCGCTGCTGCTTAGGCGCCTAGATGAACTCCAGACAGACTTCCCGATCAATCAGTCGCATTTGGCCCAACTCGCTGACTTTGCCAATGATGATCTAAACCAGGCTATTGGGGAAGGGCGTATCTACCTTGCTGATTTTAAAGCCCTTGCGAAGCTCCGCGACGGCAGGCATTACAACTGCCCCAAATACATCTACAAGCCCATCTGTGCCTTTGCCGTGCCTAAGTCAGGTGGGCTTATGCAACCTTTCGCTATACAACTGGGACAGGAGAGCGAGGGGCGCGACATCTATACCCCAGCTGACGGATGGTCCTGGCAAATTGCTAAGGGCATGGTCATGGTAGCGTACGGCAATCACCATGAGGCCGTCGCCCACTTGGCCGAAACCCATCTGATTCTCGAGCCTATTGTCATTGCCACCTATCGCCAATTGAGTCATCGACATCCTCTGTACGCGCTCTTTTTTCACCATGGCGAAGGAACGCTACAGATCAATAACCTAGCATTCGCATGGCTCCTGCAACCGAATAAGCCGTTCGATATTATGACCGGTAGCCAACTCGACGACATCAAGGAACTCGCGGCTGCAGCGCGATTAAATTTCGACTTCCGTGCCAACTACCTACCACAGCGGTTGAAAAGTCGGGGCCTCGATGACACCAAGGCACTACCCTACTACCCTTATCGTGACGATGCTTTACTCGTATGGCATACCATCAATGCTTGGGTTCAGGAATTTATCTCTTGTTTTTACACTAGCGACGACAACGTAAAGGGCGACACCGAGCTACAACAATGGGCGGCTGAGATTGCTTCGGATCATGGTGGTGCGATCAAAAACTTTATCCTCAATAACACCGGCATTACATCTAAAGCTGAGCTCATAGACCTCGTCACCATGATTATTTTTACTGCGGGTCCTCAGCACGCTGCGGTGAACTTCCCACAAAAGACGGACATGGCCTACATGCCAGCGGCACCTCTCGCTGGTTTTATCCCAGAGATCACGGGCAACTCGCACACAGAGGAGGACTATTTAAATTTCCTCCCGCCCATAGAGGTCGCCTGCACTTCGCAGATGGCTCTTGAGTTTCTTGGCGATATCTACTTCAACAAGCTTGGTAATTATGCTCTGACTTTTGACTTAGACAGCGACGCCGTTAAGGCAGCCATCAGCAATTTCGAGCGAAATCTCAAAGAAGTCGAAGCGATCATTAGCGAGCGCGATAAGTCTAGAGTATTCACTTACCCCCACCTAAGACCCTCACGCATTCCAAAGAGCATCAACATCTAA